TATCCTTCCTATGAGCGAATTGTGACTCAAATCGAGAAAAGACAAGTGAACCAATTCACCTATTTGAATCGGGATATCATTAGTAAAACCATTGCTGTTCAAGTTCATGTAGATGAGATCTGAGCAATCCCCAAGGGAAGACGGAATGGACTCATTCAACTTATTCATGGACAGATCAAGGGAAGTTAATTCAGTTAGCGATCCTAGTTCTGGTGGTATGCCACCAGAAAGTCGGTTATTGCTTAGATTAAGTTCCAGCATCCGAGTCATTCTTCCAAACTCTTTTGGTATCTCTCCAACCAAATCATTGGACGATAGATTGAGCTCTTCTAACTGAAGAGAGTTTCCAAGCGACGGAGGTATGTTACCATTTATTTGATTTCCTCCCATTTGTATCGTTGATAAATTCTCGCACTTACTCCAACTATCTGAGATCTCCCCATGAAGTTTGTTATCGTTGAGATTAATGTAATTGAGAAGCGGATACACACCAAAGCTTTTGGAAATATCTCCGGTTAGCTTGTTCCCCTCAAACCTTACTCGGATCAAACTTGAGCAGTTGTACACACTCTTTGGAATACGACCCgatagattattattaataacgTTCAGGACTTGAAGTCTTCCTCCGTTACAGATTTCATCGGGCAAACTGCCAGAAAAACTATTGTTGCTCATATCTATTTGAGCCAACGTCAGTTTTCCTAGTTCTAGTGGGATAGGCCCCGAAAACTGATTGTCAAACAGTTTCAGCTTTTCTAAGTTTTTCAGGTTACCTAATGAACTTGGAATGGAACCGTTGAGTTGATTACCACCTATTTGCAAACCAGAAAGAGATGCTAAGTTTCCCAACTCTTGTGGTATAGGACCAGAAAGTTTGTTTGAATATAGATGAAGACCACGAAGGGATTTGAGTTTACCTATAGACAAAGGAATGGGACCGCTAAGTTCGTTAGTGCTTAACAAGAGCCATTCGAGTGAAGTCAAGTTACCGATATCTTCTGGGATGGATCCATTCAACTGATTCTCGGATAGATCCAAGGATGACAAGTTCTTCAAattggcaaaagtttttgggATAGAACCAGTTAGAGAGTTCTTATTCATAACAAGCTCACTAACCTTATAAAGATTTCCCAGTTCATTAGGAATCGAACCAGAAAGGTTGTTAGAATTCAAATAAACACGACTCAAATTCGTTAACTGCCCAAAACACGTAGGAATAGAACCATAAAGATTGTTTTTAAATAACACAAGCTCAGAAAGAGACCTCAATTCACAAATTTCTTTTGAAATTGAACCACTCAACTTATTGTCATACAATTCAAGTATTCTAAGATTTCTCAATTCACCAATTTCAGGAGGTATTGTTCCTACAAATTCATTTACACCAAGATAAAGATAAAGGAGTTTTGACGAGTGACGAATTTCTGAGGGAATGATCCCAGAAAAGTTATTGAAAgttagttcaatacatataatATTCGGAAATGAAGAGAAAGAGAAGTGTTCAAGTGTACCGCTTAGAAAAGACGACGAAAGGTTCAGACGATATACGTTGCCGTTATCATCACACATGATTCCTTTCCAGTTACATGGAGAGGCTGGTTTTTGTGATGATAAATTGAGATTGACATTATCATTTGTCCATGAAGGTAGTACAAGATTGTTTGTTTTTTGGCTTTTGAGAGTTGCTTTCCATTTTAGGAGAGCATCAACTTCttcatttgatgatgatgagtctGAATTAGCAACATTTAAAATGGTGAAAACTGTACATGTAATTAAAAGTAAGAAGATGGTTGAAGAAGACAAGACCATGCTTAATTTGTGTTAATTTTTTGTAGGAGTTGTTTTGTGTTTCCTATTTTAagttcttgtgtttttttttttaaatgatttttatatattacatacaTATTGATTGCTGGCAATGTTGGTCGACTATTCAGCATCACAGGTTTTGCTTTGTCTATTACGAGTATGtttcttgacttttttttttttttgacttttcatctattagtttctttttaattatagttTTAAGTAGAGTGACACCTTATGTTTCGTTGTCTTATTATACCCTGttagatttttttcttttaattgcaTCGGTGATTGAACTCAACGGTATACTTCTttatcgtccggtagagattTACTATGTCaccaacacaatcaattcaaaagcatgactggcggtggaatTCTCACTACCGTTTtggaggaaactagctaatgctagagaaaacccccatGCTTCACCTCATTGACAAAGACTTCCCAATATACCTTTCAAATGTTTTGaacccgtgaccaacatttggctgaaagacataaggggcATTAAATGTCTAGTTTGGCTAAATCCctaggatttttttttcttttttatttaacgattttttttttctaattattttaagtaaattgtaaaaaatatgTTATACGTTTTAAACAGAGGGAACTGATCAACTAAACCGACGGTAAATTAAACCATAGAATAATTACTAGTTCACATTAAGCATTTTAGTGTGCATGCAAAAATAAGTTGCTCAAaccacaaataaaaaacaaacacataaatacatcatttctaactatctttttctttcgaaacaaaataatgtaaataaACCATAAATCTCATTTAAGTTCACATCATTACCAATTTGTTATCATCAAACTGAATAAATTAAAGTCTTAGTTGGTTGAGTTATGTGGTTTTTTCCTTTAGATGCGGTACCTAATGTTGGTTGACGAGAGGTTATTTTTTTGGGAATACTGATGAGGTCCGGTTAAAACAATATGGTTTACACTGAGTAGTCTCACCCATGCATAGTGAATTTGAGGTGATTCGAAACACGCTATTCCATACTGAGTGATACAAAAAATGTGACAAATGTAATGTGTTGTATCTTTTTGAATCATACATGCGATATCACCACATGACAAATAAAGACTAGTAAAAGTATATTACACAAATAGTCAATGGTGCTTTTCGACTTTTATTCGAATTCGTACTTTTCAGAAATTGATTGTGTGCGACCTCTTGGAAAAGTCCATACAACTACTTGGCTTTAATTCTAATTTTGTCCTTTTATAAACTAGAATTTACAATAAATACTATTTAAATAAATGGGTTGCAAGAATAGATCTGACTTAAAAAAATGGGTTGCAATTTTGCTTTTGTACTCTGTTGTATCCTCTTGGTTTCATGTCCATCTACAACTTTATCAAAAACCTCTGACATGGCTCGAGGTATGCATACACATATCGATCGTTTTgtattgaatatataaatacGTTATTTGGCTTTATAGTagaaactctatatatatatatgctgttTCCTTCTGTCTGTCATTTACTCGTATCATATTATCAACTTTACGAGGATCTTCTCATGAGATGGCCACAAGATCTTAAGTTTAACTAacgatagtttttttttttttttgtttttttttttcgtctTGTCTTAGACCCGTATTCACAAttatctttatctatactattataaaatatttgtttctCTTCATTTTTATCAACTCAATTGTTGATAACCAAAAATGTTTCTCCTTCTTTTTTTTCACTATTTTAAagatacgagagcaagtacccacgcgttgcagcggtgagatggtgaaggtgataggtcatagagtatgataggtcatgAATGTGATATGTCACAAAGcgtcatagccaaatgtcttagccgtaagGACTCCGCTCTCGGATTtttaaaattcgtcgaaagtatatagaatgacatctctaatgaaagagcatgaaattttaagaacatccatatatttttttataatttatcgatttacgatttttgagataaaagattttgaaagaattagagtaataatatgatttatggaggagagaaagtTATAGGGATTGATGTATagtacattatgtattatcatgtgtacattgttgaaattgaaagttgaaagttgaaacccaatttgctttataatatagtatagatgtaCATTGTTGGAATTGAAGGTTGAAACCATATTtgcttttataatataatatagattactaaaaatatctataatatctacttaaaatactaataatacCTTTAATGCACTTAATTTATAACTCTACCCTTGAACTTTAAAATTAGTACACTGTCTCCTTTTATATcatttacttttacattaataaacaaatcgctaccgccaccactaccatcCGTTGTCGTCGTCACTGTTGCCGCCATTACACTGCCGCATCGGGCATAGAATACATATTAGGGCGGGGCTGCAATCGATTGGTACCTAATGGATGCTAAAATATATTACTATGATCTAATATGGCTTTTATTAGTAGTTAATCATTATTATAGTTGTTTATTCCCAAAAAAATGTAATTCGAATTCCACTCCATACAATGACAAGTTTCATTCACAATAGACTATATTTAGTCTATTGTTTTAAACAGGTTTAACACAAAGTGTCATCTTCAAGAAAAAAACCCATAAACTTGTCATCGCTCACGAGAGTATGAGTAATACAACAAGTGTATTCAATTCGTCAAATGTGCTATGAGAGTATAAGTAATACCGCAAGTGTATATATTCGATGTGTTGAATACATTTGCTtatcattattatgagtaatatTTGCTAGATTTCATGATTTAGTAATCAAAATGAAGTATGACCATATTGTTGGAACTAATTAAGTTGTCTTCTTTGAAATTAAACTACTACcttcttttataaaaagttttgaaTCCAATGATAGGTCCCTCGACAGTTAGCTAGATCGAATTCCTTTTGGTTAGTAATGAACAAGATCAAGAAACAACAAATTAAGCAGAACATTTATAACATGTCTGAATTCTGATTTAGAAATAATTGATCATTATGTTTCATTAATTCTTTCTCATGTATGCATGTAGCCTTACTAGTCGAGAAGAAACCCGACGCATCGGTCCATAAGAATGGCGGAAATGTGTATGGTACAGATGGGTTAACATATGGTGGGTTTAAACCAGGACCGCCTGAAGATGACGGCCCTCATTATTAAGATTATGCTCTCGTTGATGATTATATATGGCAAGGCACGCAGATTATTTGTTACAATGTCACAGCATAATGTATTCATACATTAATTAGTCACTTTGTAACAGTCGGTCTCTATATATGTTGCTTCAAGTACTTTTGgaataaagttatatatatcgATGATAGATATATGACGCATTTTTACGGAATTAATTTTGTTACCAAATGTGTGAAAAGTTGATGTCCGTCAATTAAATTTCTTATCAAATGTTCATGGTCAAGACATGTCTAGGTTCTGCACTATTTTATTATTGGAAGGGATAATATTGATATCATGAATgttgataaatttattttagATGTACAAATTTCACAACAAACTATAAAATAATCTAACGCTCAACTTTGATAAACTTTTCAATGTTTTCGATACCAAtaccattctttttttttttattattatggaaaGAAGGTTATTGTTGCTTCTATATCTCGTCGGATTTATATGTAGAACTAGTCCTAGTACCCGTATGATGTACGGTAATTATATAggttgtattataaaaaaattcgaatatgttttatacatgattcgtgagtatgaaataaattatggttaaagtaaaccgatga
The Erigeron canadensis isolate Cc75 chromosome 2, C_canadensis_v1, whole genome shotgun sequence DNA segment above includes these coding regions:
- the LOC122586717 gene encoding MDIS1-interacting receptor like kinase 2-like; protein product: MVLSSSTIFLLLITCTVFTILNVANSDSSSSNEEVDALLKWKATLKSQKTNNLVLPSWTNDNVNLNLSSQKPASPCNWKGIMCDDNGNVYRLNLSSSFLSGTLEHFSFSSFPNIICIELTFNNFSGIIPSEIRHSSKLLYLYLGVNEFVGTIPPEIGELRNLRILELYDNKLSGSISKEICELRSLSELVLFKNNLYGSIPTCFGQLTNLSRVYLNSNNLSGSIPNELGNLYKVSELVMNKNSLTGSIPKTFANLKNLSSLDLSENQLNGSIPEDIGNLTSLEWLLLSTNELSGPIPLSIGKLKSLRGLHLYSNKLSGPIPQELGNLASLSGLQIGGNQLNGSIPSSLGNLKNLEKLKLFDNQFSGPIPLELGKLTLAQIDMSNNSFSGSLPDEICNGGRLQVLNVINNNLSGRIPKSVYNCSSLIRVRFEGNKLTGDISKSFGVYPLLNYINLNDNKLHGEISDSWSKCENLSTIQMGGNQINGNIPPSLGNSLQLEELNLSSNDLVGEIPKEFGRMTRMLELNLSNNRLSGGIPPELGSLTELTSLDLSMNKLNESIPSSLGDCSDLIYMNLNSNGFTNDIPIQIGELEGYHLLYRV